One Treponema sp. J25 DNA segment encodes these proteins:
- a CDS encoding carbohydrate ABC transporter permease, translated as MKHFRSNSKKSLLSLGELIALLLVTLVFGVPLLFVFFQAGKTGPEAALQQFVPPRHPQYLTNLQEVLRTSDYMMVRAFINSTVLTVFSVLFLIVISSMAGFVMERRSHRPVVSAFHFVILSGLMVPPSVITTIWILKALHLYRTLPGLILVEIALGLPFSVLLYRAFLVTIPRELDEASFIDGCKGSTLFWKIIFPLLQPVSTTILILSGVTIFNDFVNPLYFLPGAENATIQLTLYNFISRYNTQWHLLFANVLLISIPPLVLFIFFNKRIVEGMVAGSIKG; from the coding sequence ATGAAACACTTTCGGTCAAACTCTAAAAAATCCCTTCTTTCCTTGGGCGAATTGATAGCCCTTCTTCTTGTTACCCTTGTTTTTGGGGTTCCCCTTTTGTTTGTGTTCTTTCAGGCTGGGAAGACGGGCCCCGAAGCGGCGCTCCAACAATTTGTGCCACCTCGCCATCCCCAGTATCTTACCAATCTGCAGGAAGTACTCCGGACTTCAGACTATATGATGGTTCGGGCTTTTATAAACAGTACGGTACTGACGGTTTTTTCGGTCCTTTTTCTCATCGTAATTTCTTCCATGGCGGGTTTTGTGATGGAACGGCGCTCCCATCGACCGGTGGTTTCGGCCTTTCACTTTGTTATTTTGTCAGGTCTTATGGTGCCTCCTTCTGTAATTACCACTATCTGGATATTGAAGGCGCTCCATCTCTATAGAACCTTACCGGGACTTATCCTTGTGGAAATAGCCCTGGGCCTTCCCTTTTCTGTTCTTTTATATCGAGCCTTTCTGGTTACTATTCCCAGAGAACTGGATGAAGCCTCGTTTATCGATGGCTGCAAAGGAAGTACCCTGTTCTGGAAAATTATCTTTCCGCTTCTTCAGCCGGTGAGTACCACGATTCTAATTCTGTCAGGGGTTACTATTTTTAATGACTTTGTTAACCCCCTCTATTTCTTACCCGGTGCGGAAAATGCCACCATTCAGCTTACGTTGTACAATTTTATCAGCCGTTACAATACCCAGTGGCACCTGCTTTTTGCAAATGTATTGCTTATATCTATCCCTCCACTCGTTCTATTTATCTTTTTCAATAAAAGAATTGTAGAAGGTATGGTGGCAGGATCTATCAAAGGATAA
- a CDS encoding sugar ABC transporter permease encodes MRSVVHIEREYSYFFLLPATLVFGVLFLVPVLLSFFFAFTRWTLTEWNLVGWDNFITFFSEPSLNIGFRNTLIYAVFTSGLKVILGFLLGAFLCGPLRTRDYLRSIIFFPTILSTIAVGITFSTLMHPSKGLINGVLQLIGIPGPDWLGNPHLALFSVILVDVWKGVGMATVIYIAGINAIPKDYYEALMIDGGSSFHKVWYITLPLSRPAMNSVILLSFIGGLRSFDLIWTMTKGGPGFATDLIASIIYKQYSGGFYGLATAGNVILFILIAILVVPLNRFLIKSEVAL; translated from the coding sequence ATGCGTTCGGTTGTACATATTGAACGGGAATATTCTTATTTTTTTCTTTTGCCGGCGACTCTTGTTTTTGGAGTCCTGTTTCTTGTGCCGGTCCTATTATCTTTTTTCTTTGCCTTTACCCGTTGGACCCTTACAGAATGGAACCTGGTAGGTTGGGATAATTTTATTACCTTTTTCTCTGAACCCTCTTTAAACATTGGTTTTCGGAATACCCTGATCTATGCGGTTTTTACCAGCGGCCTGAAAGTTATTCTGGGATTCTTACTGGGGGCTTTTCTGTGTGGCCCCTTAAGAACCCGGGATTACCTTCGATCTATTATTTTTTTCCCTACCATATTGAGTACCATTGCAGTGGGAATTACCTTTTCTACCTTGATGCATCCCAGTAAGGGCCTTATCAATGGGGTACTTCAATTGATCGGAATCCCTGGCCCAGATTGGCTTGGGAATCCTCACCTGGCCCTTTTTTCGGTTATCCTCGTGGATGTCTGGAAAGGTGTAGGTATGGCCACGGTGATATATATTGCGGGAATTAATGCTATTCCTAAGGATTATTACGAGGCTTTGATGATCGATGGGGGATCCAGTTTTCACAAGGTATGGTATATCACCTTGCCCTTGAGCCGACCCGCAATGAATTCGGTGATTCTCCTCTCTTTTATTGGGGGGCTCCGGTCTTTTGATCTTATCTGGACCATGACAAAGGGCGGTCCTGGTTTTGCTACGGACCTCATTGCATCGATAATTTACAAGCAGTATTCAGGGGGCTTTTATGGCCTTGCCACCGCAGGAAACGTCATCCTGTTTATTCTTATTGCCATTCTGGTGGTGCCTTTAAACCGTTTCCTTATCAAAAGTGAGGTAGCCCTATGA
- a CDS encoding extracellular solute-binding protein: protein MKRIVRYVVGALLSMGLIGHVVASGAGEQGAPGKTPAATSAKAPVKLSLLIDNQSPTEGLRAVAAAAEKKFNIKIVFNLRPGGSEGDNVVKTRLAAGDMDDLCVYNSGSLYMALNPAKHFVDLTDEPYMADILDSFKQTVSVNGRVYGAPSGELTAGGWFYNKKVYAELGLKVPRTWAELMANCEKIKAAGKIPVVASYKDDWTSQLILLADYYNVQAKYPKFADDYTAGKAKFATTPIALRGFEKLQEVYTKGYINKDPLATTYEQALKMLLDGQGCHYPMLAFALPNMQAIDPEKVKDIGFFGQPGDDVSNNGLTVWIPGNISIYKGSKNIDAAKQFIRFCLSVEGFAIYMAAQKPTGPFAVKGITLPDDILPAVKDVLVYVNNNKTAPALEFLSPIKGPNLPQICVQTGIGIKSPLESAKEYDRDVEKQAKQLGLPGW, encoded by the coding sequence ATGAAGAGAATTGTTCGGTATGTGGTGGGTGCCCTACTGAGTATGGGGCTTATAGGGCACGTGGTTGCCAGTGGAGCCGGTGAGCAAGGTGCCCCTGGGAAAACTCCTGCTGCTACTTCTGCAAAGGCCCCGGTGAAGTTGAGTTTGCTGATTGATAATCAATCTCCTACGGAAGGTTTACGGGCCGTAGCCGCAGCGGCGGAGAAAAAATTTAATATCAAGATTGTGTTTAACCTCAGGCCTGGTGGATCAGAGGGGGATAATGTGGTAAAGACTCGCCTTGCCGCGGGTGATATGGATGACCTGTGTGTTTATAACTCTGGTTCCCTCTACATGGCCTTGAACCCTGCAAAACACTTTGTGGATTTAACCGATGAACCCTACATGGCGGACATTCTGGATTCTTTCAAACAGACTGTCTCTGTAAATGGTCGAGTGTATGGCGCTCCAAGTGGAGAATTAACTGCCGGCGGGTGGTTTTATAACAAGAAGGTGTATGCGGAACTTGGTCTTAAGGTACCCAGAACCTGGGCGGAACTCATGGCCAATTGCGAAAAAATAAAAGCCGCAGGGAAAATACCAGTGGTTGCTTCTTATAAGGATGACTGGACATCCCAGCTCATTCTACTTGCGGACTATTACAATGTGCAGGCAAAGTATCCCAAATTTGCGGATGATTATACCGCGGGGAAGGCGAAATTTGCAACCACCCCTATTGCACTCCGGGGTTTTGAGAAATTACAGGAGGTGTACACTAAGGGGTATATTAATAAAGATCCCCTTGCTACAACTTATGAGCAGGCTTTAAAGATGTTGCTTGATGGCCAAGGATGTCACTATCCTATGTTAGCTTTTGCTCTTCCTAATATGCAAGCAATAGATCCTGAAAAGGTGAAAGATATAGGTTTCTTCGGTCAACCTGGAGATGATGTGTCCAACAATGGTTTAACTGTCTGGATCCCTGGTAATATTTCTATCTATAAAGGAAGTAAAAATATTGACGCCGCGAAACAATTTATTCGGTTCTGTCTATCTGTAGAAGGATTTGCCATTTATATGGCAGCTCAAAAGCCAACAGGTCCTTTTGCTGTCAAAGGGATAACATTACCTGATGATATTTTGCCAGCAGTAAAAGATGTGCTTGTTTACGTCAACAACAACAAAACAGCCCCTGCCCTGGAATTCCTTTCTCCCATCAAAGGACCAAACCTTCCCCAGATTTGTGTACAAACCGGTATTGGTATAAAGAGCCCCCTGGAGAGTGCGAAGGAGTATGACCGGGATGTGGAAAAACAGGCGAAGCAGTTAGGTCTGCCTGGCTGGTAA
- a CDS encoding DUF362 domain-containing protein, protein MDRKEFLQRCAAIGVGVFFIKKLQFPEHLLAQENTSSNPGEKIPDIIAVRGGTQVSRLDRALKEFGGLSTVIRKGQTVVIKPNIGWSQEPRVAANTNPVLIQRLVEHCLAAGASKVWVFDHSCDHGPTSYRLSQIESYARQAGAIVVPGDSPSYYQEVSIPGAVRLKKTSVHELILQADVFINVPVLKNHSGAGMTCAMKNLMGMVWDRGEYHRLGLDQCIADGCLYRKPTLNIVDAEKVMLTGGPRGYANSRYSEQNMLILSRDIVAIDAVSARVLGQEPASFDYIKLGAERGLGKADINQLDIRRITI, encoded by the coding sequence ATGGATCGAAAGGAATTCTTACAACGCTGTGCCGCTATAGGGGTAGGGGTTTTCTTTATCAAAAAGCTCCAATTCCCGGAGCATCTTCTGGCACAGGAAAACACTTCGTCAAACCCGGGGGAAAAAATTCCCGATATCATAGCGGTACGGGGAGGTACCCAGGTCTCCCGGCTTGATCGGGCCCTGAAGGAATTTGGTGGGCTCAGCACCGTTATTCGCAAGGGACAAACGGTGGTGATAAAACCCAACATTGGCTGGAGCCAGGAGCCCCGGGTCGCTGCGAATACCAACCCTGTATTGATCCAGCGGCTTGTGGAGCACTGTCTTGCCGCCGGGGCTTCCAAAGTATGGGTGTTTGACCATTCCTGCGACCATGGACCAACCTCGTATCGGCTCTCCCAGATAGAAAGTTACGCCCGACAAGCAGGGGCCATCGTGGTGCCGGGAGACAGTCCTTCCTACTACCAGGAAGTTTCTATACCGGGGGCAGTGCGGTTAAAAAAAACGAGCGTCCACGAACTTATCCTTCAAGCGGATGTGTTCATCAATGTGCCGGTCTTAAAGAATCATTCCGGAGCGGGGATGACCTGTGCCATGAAGAATCTTATGGGGATGGTATGGGACCGGGGTGAGTATCATCGCCTCGGGCTGGATCAGTGTATCGCCGATGGATGCCTGTATCGAAAACCCACCCTCAACATTGTGGATGCCGAAAAGGTGATGCTTACTGGAGGACCCCGGGGCTACGCCAATAGCCGCTACAGTGAACAGAACATGCTGATCCTTTCCCGGGATATCGTGGCAATCGATGCGGTCTCGGCCCGGGTCCTTGGCCAGGAACCGGCCAGCTTTGATTACATCAAACTCGGCGCAGAGCGAGGCTTAGGAAAGGCAGATATTAATCAGCTTGATATTCGTCGCATTACCATATGA
- a CDS encoding 4Fe-4S binding protein — MKSLNTRSTSFRNLFVFWVRRMLAGGMLLGAIISFSISAMAAQRFLTILSFLQAFPSVIRFFTFSLNLIWWLGLGWLLFLIGGTFLFGRWYCAFLCPLGTLQDIIFLIKPKKQKKYTAAVPLLRGLILLGTVFLGATGLMAVAGWLDPWSLFSRLSRHSPGVFPGSNPAQETSPVALLPFIVPLGILIAILGLSFFSSRWFCGNLCPVGTLLGFLNKHALFHITLDETSCIRCGRCTTVCRASCVDGVHKWLDTSRCTYCIACIVQCPVEALRYERKGPGKGTSITTGGPSPGRTSVSRPVVESSNQKGSIIPIVSPSGESRTSTVLLTRAEFIQRSLGILGVTGAALLLRKPIEGFAAIPAGAMVPIIPPGAQSVRHLREHCTACGLCMEVCPVQIIQPSLGKLGVGGIFIPQLDYGVSYCQYECKRCSEVCPTGALQKINLPEKKRIKIGDATLLRERCIVIKNKTRCGACAEHCPTGAVHMMIGSTGLPEPVFSSSICIGCGACHHVCPPEPKAITVSGLTEHALAEEAHPHLESPEGEADPAGNNQSPGTEDFPF; from the coding sequence ATGAAATCCCTGAACACCCGTTCCACCTCTTTCAGGAACCTCTTTGTGTTCTGGGTTCGTCGCATGCTCGCCGGGGGAATGCTTCTGGGGGCAATCATCAGCTTTTCCATTTCGGCTATGGCGGCCCAGCGGTTTCTTACCATCCTTTCTTTTCTTCAGGCTTTTCCTTCTGTTATACGATTTTTTACATTCAGCCTTAACCTTATCTGGTGGCTTGGCCTTGGGTGGCTACTTTTTCTTATCGGCGGCACGTTCCTTTTCGGCCGCTGGTATTGCGCTTTTCTGTGTCCCCTGGGAACGCTTCAGGATATAATCTTCCTCATAAAACCCAAAAAACAAAAAAAATACACAGCCGCCGTACCTCTACTCCGGGGATTGATACTCCTTGGTACCGTTTTTCTAGGAGCCACCGGGCTTATGGCCGTAGCGGGCTGGCTTGACCCCTGGTCCCTTTTTAGCCGATTAAGTCGTCATAGCCCTGGCGTCTTCCCCGGATCCAATCCCGCTCAAGAGACATCCCCCGTAGCGCTCCTCCCTTTCATTGTTCCCCTGGGGATTCTCATCGCCATCCTGGGCCTTTCTTTTTTTTCCAGTCGATGGTTCTGTGGTAACCTTTGTCCCGTGGGGACCCTGCTTGGTTTCTTGAATAAACACGCCCTTTTTCACATTACGTTGGATGAAACAAGCTGTATCCGCTGCGGCCGCTGTACCACCGTGTGCAGGGCCTCCTGTGTCGACGGAGTTCATAAATGGCTGGATACAAGTCGCTGCACCTATTGTATTGCCTGTATAGTCCAGTGTCCCGTAGAAGCCCTTCGATATGAAAGGAAAGGGCCTGGCAAGGGCACCAGCATCACCACGGGAGGGCCCTCACCAGGCAGAACGTCGGTTTCGCGGCCGGTAGTGGAGTCATCAAACCAAAAGGGAAGTATTATCCCTATAGTTTCTCCTAGTGGGGAGAGCAGAACATCGACGGTTCTGCTTACCCGGGCTGAATTTATCCAGAGGTCCCTGGGGATTCTTGGGGTAACGGGGGCAGCCCTGCTGCTTAGGAAACCGATAGAAGGCTTTGCGGCAATTCCGGCAGGGGCGATGGTTCCCATCATTCCCCCCGGTGCCCAATCGGTTCGTCACCTTAGAGAACACTGCACCGCCTGCGGACTCTGTATGGAGGTGTGCCCTGTTCAGATAATACAACCATCCCTCGGGAAATTAGGGGTGGGAGGCATCTTTATTCCCCAGCTTGATTATGGGGTTTCCTATTGTCAATATGAATGTAAGCGCTGTTCCGAAGTCTGCCCAACCGGCGCACTTCAAAAAATAAATCTTCCTGAAAAAAAACGAATTAAGATCGGGGACGCTACGCTCCTCAGGGAACGGTGTATCGTGATAAAAAATAAAACCCGCTGCGGGGCCTGCGCTGAACATTGTCCGACGGGGGCGGTACACATGATGATAGGCAGTACCGGCTTACCGGAACCTGTCTTTTCAAGTTCTATCTGTATTGGCTGCGGGGCCTGTCACCATGTGTGTCCCCCAGAGCCGAAGGCAATCACGGTTTCCGGCCTTACGGAACATGCCCTGGCAGAAGAAGCTCACCCCCATCTAGAATCGCCGGAGGGGGAAGCGGACCCTGCGGGAAACAACCAGAGCCCAGGGACAGAGGACTTTCCTTTCTAA
- the tatA gene encoding twin-arginine translocase TatA/TatE family subunit gives MIGFNEVVVIALVVLILFGASALPKFARSLGEAKKEFEKALKEEKEEPKEKN, from the coding sequence ATGATCGGTTTTAACGAAGTGGTGGTTATCGCCCTTGTGGTCCTCATTCTTTTTGGGGCCAGTGCCCTGCCCAAATTTGCCCGTTCCCTGGGGGAAGCCAAGAAGGAATTCGAAAAGGCCCTAAAAGAAGAGAAGGAAGAACCGAAAGAAAAGAACTAA
- a CDS encoding twin-arginine translocase subunit TatC: MSKQNPQKEMSFLEHLEELRRRIIASLVVYACFFVVLFVYYEQAIAIFTDLFVPLKSELSTKLFVTTITEGFLVQLKVSATLALLCSLPIHLINGALFIFPALSKKTKTVATLALLVSFVLACGGAFLAYRYIIPWSIRFLGSPPFLPNSVGILLNLRQNISYVVSFIFWTILVFQTPLLLLFLLGTGILERRALFKASRYIIVLIFIIAAIITPSVDPVSQCLIALPLLLLYFLTILVAKIFRLGEKPQASTLR, encoded by the coding sequence ATGAGCAAACAAAACCCTCAAAAAGAGATGAGCTTTCTTGAGCACCTGGAAGAATTACGGCGACGGATCATCGCCTCTCTTGTTGTGTACGCCTGTTTTTTTGTGGTTCTCTTCGTATACTATGAACAGGCTATTGCCATTTTTACCGACCTTTTTGTGCCCCTTAAAAGCGAACTTTCCACAAAGCTCTTTGTTACCACCATAACGGAGGGGTTTCTTGTACAACTTAAGGTTTCCGCTACCCTCGCCCTCTTATGTTCTCTGCCTATTCATCTTATTAATGGGGCTCTGTTCATATTTCCCGCCTTGAGCAAGAAAACGAAAACCGTGGCGACCCTGGCACTCCTCGTTTCTTTTGTGTTGGCCTGCGGGGGAGCTTTTTTAGCCTATCGATACATCATTCCCTGGTCTATCCGATTTTTAGGCTCTCCCCCCTTTCTTCCAAATAGTGTGGGTATCCTTTTAAATCTTAGACAAAACATTTCGTATGTGGTTTCCTTTATTTTTTGGACCATCCTCGTTTTTCAGACCCCCCTCTTATTGCTCTTTCTTTTAGGTACAGGGATATTGGAACGGCGCGCCCTCTTTAAGGCAAGCCGCTATATCATCGTTCTTATTTTTATCATCGCCGCCATCATCACCCCTTCGGTGGATCCCGTAAGTCAATGTCTGATTGCCCTTCCCCTCTTGCTGCTCTATTTCCTTACGATTCTGGTGGCCAAAATATTTCGACTGGGGGAAAAACCCCAGGCGTCTACTCTGAGATAA
- a CDS encoding histidine kinase — MGRKTVLYQHTVAFIFLVALPVALVLLFISFIFRIELIRIAQQQTSEAVTRTAQNLDTEAMNFALFTSALMNDEILQEQVRQFLYPQNSEQKYLAARGIEKSISWFFRITSRIGSVFLFFKDGGHFQYSNYPSDTIDYETIREVCMDPRRTDGEVWPLDTVSALPGAIEKPPVLSMVVRPRLADKKNSSISAILVSFRVPLLDSFLFSGQQNGATRILVNTQNKVILSDNKALYNQPYEIVKAGYTKSHIVIESPIEHTGWLFAEVIPIHFVTHRVDIMMRWVLGALFLIALLFGFYSRAFFSDIIKPLRAVILQMEEFAGGNFSVRVQETGPEEFRELGSSFNSMVNRIDELTKRIMQEQKEKARLEIEALRFQLNPHFICNTLTSINMMASLAKVEPIKKMTTALIRVVQETLLEEGTIVPIERELKNLESYVYIMRVRFGDTFTYEVQTKGDFQGIGIPTMLIQPLIENAILHGMRGRNTGNIVLSITRNDPYLLITVQDDGNGIPFEKQEELFALQKDGKRGLNKIGLYNIRRRVVLSYEPPCDVSIESWPGEGTLVKILIPLLSVENQ, encoded by the coding sequence ATGGGCAGGAAAACAGTACTATATCAGCACACCGTAGCTTTTATTTTTCTAGTGGCCCTTCCAGTAGCTCTTGTGCTTCTATTTATCTCTTTTATTTTTAGGATCGAACTGATCCGTATTGCCCAGCAACAAACATCTGAAGCGGTCACAAGAACTGCTCAAAATCTTGATACGGAAGCAATGAATTTTGCACTCTTTACCTCAGCGTTGATGAATGACGAAATACTCCAAGAACAGGTAAGGCAATTTCTCTATCCCCAAAATTCCGAACAGAAATATCTTGCTGCTCGGGGCATAGAAAAAAGTATTTCCTGGTTTTTTCGCATCACAAGCAGGATAGGTTCGGTTTTTCTCTTTTTTAAAGACGGAGGACACTTTCAATATAGCAATTATCCGAGCGATACAATTGATTATGAAACAATCCGGGAAGTCTGTATGGATCCTCGTCGAACCGACGGTGAAGTCTGGCCCCTAGATACTGTTTCAGCTCTACCAGGGGCGATAGAAAAACCTCCGGTTTTATCCATGGTAGTGCGCCCACGACTAGCAGATAAGAAAAATTCCAGTATTTCCGCTATTCTCGTTTCATTCCGAGTACCACTTCTCGATAGTTTTTTATTTTCTGGTCAACAGAACGGCGCCACAAGGATTCTGGTGAATACGCAAAATAAGGTGATCCTTTCAGACAATAAAGCCCTATATAATCAACCCTATGAAATCGTCAAGGCAGGGTATACTAAAAGCCATATCGTTATTGAATCACCGATAGAACACACGGGTTGGCTTTTTGCCGAAGTAATCCCCATACACTTTGTAACTCATCGGGTAGATATCATGATGCGTTGGGTACTGGGGGCCCTCTTCTTAATTGCACTCCTGTTTGGTTTTTACAGTCGTGCCTTTTTCTCAGATATCATCAAACCCCTCCGGGCGGTAATTCTGCAGATGGAAGAATTCGCGGGAGGGAATTTTTCTGTCCGAGTGCAGGAAACGGGTCCAGAAGAATTCAGAGAACTGGGGTCCAGTTTTAACAGCATGGTAAATCGGATAGATGAACTAACAAAAAGAATCATGCAAGAACAAAAAGAAAAGGCCCGTCTCGAAATAGAAGCCCTTCGCTTTCAGCTAAATCCGCATTTCATCTGCAATACCCTGACATCTATCAATATGATGGCCAGTCTTGCAAAGGTAGAACCCATTAAAAAAATGACCACCGCGCTGATTCGGGTAGTACAGGAAACGCTGCTCGAAGAAGGGACAATAGTACCAATAGAACGGGAACTGAAGAACCTTGAAAGTTATGTGTACATCATGAGGGTACGATTTGGTGATACCTTTACTTATGAAGTACAAACGAAAGGGGATTTCCAAGGGATTGGAATCCCAACTATGTTAATCCAGCCTTTAATAGAAAATGCAATATTACATGGTATGCGGGGAAGAAATACCGGAAACATTGTTCTCTCAATCACGAGAAATGACCCTTATCTTTTGATCACCGTCCAGGACGATGGCAACGGTATTCCCTTCGAAAAACAAGAAGAACTCTTTGCCTTACAAAAAGATGGGAAACGAGGACTTAACAAGATTGGTCTATACAACATCCGACGTCGGGTTGTTTTAAGTTACGAACCTCCTTGTGATGTAAGTATTGAAAGCTGGCCAGGAGAAGGGACTCTTGTGAAAATACTTATACCTCTCCTTTCTGTGGAAAACCAATGA
- a CDS encoding response regulator produces the protein MKRLLLVDDEPLIRLFIRNLEDWQIHNIEFAYEASNGRETLEILETHHDIDAIIADVDMPVMDGLALAETLYHRGSKIPILFLSAFDTFDFARRAFKAGAFDYILKSEMDEGRLKSVLNQLFSNTPGRSIGITETNRRQQERQELFRSLVTGTIPAFDDESILKKLGISLPSTLFVIRPIDIQLIKDRYKDDVGAFERIVLDLTRQALAKVTQGEVFSLSFERYLVLTTTTGKKNQFIEYFTRSAYQYLDMEFEIHQSDPLESWYSLREAYLKIEERMSSFSKLVVRARRYIREHYRDPSLNLQEIAQYVGVSKNHLSWEYGRETGESLSSYIAKIRIEAAKQLLATTDLKIYEIAEQTGFENVETFCRVFKRITGTNPRKFGQ, from the coding sequence ATGAAACGGCTTCTCCTTGTTGATGACGAACCACTCATCCGTCTTTTTATCCGCAACCTCGAAGATTGGCAGATCCACAATATTGAATTCGCTTACGAAGCTTCAAACGGCAGGGAGACCCTAGAAATATTAGAAACTCACCATGACATCGATGCGATTATCGCCGATGTAGATATGCCGGTCATGGATGGACTTGCATTAGCAGAAACTCTTTACCATCGGGGCAGCAAAATCCCAATTCTTTTTTTAAGCGCCTTTGATACCTTTGATTTTGCCCGCCGGGCCTTTAAGGCAGGGGCATTTGATTATATTTTGAAGAGCGAAATGGATGAAGGGCGACTGAAGTCGGTCTTAAACCAGCTTTTTTCAAATACCCCTGGAAGATCTATTGGCATCACAGAAACTAACCGGCGGCAGCAGGAACGGCAAGAATTGTTCCGCAGCCTTGTAACTGGTACAATCCCAGCATTTGATGATGAATCAATTTTAAAAAAGTTGGGTATTTCCCTGCCTTCTACCCTCTTTGTCATACGACCGATCGACATACAGTTGATAAAAGATCGATACAAAGATGATGTGGGGGCCTTTGAGCGAATTGTTCTCGATTTGACCAGACAAGCCCTTGCAAAGGTTACTCAAGGAGAGGTATTCAGCCTCTCCTTTGAACGATATTTAGTTCTCACTACCACAACAGGAAAAAAGAATCAGTTTATAGAATATTTTACCCGTTCTGCATACCAGTATCTGGATATGGAATTTGAAATCCACCAGAGCGACCCTCTTGAGAGTTGGTATTCATTGCGGGAAGCTTACCTTAAGATAGAAGAACGAATGTCGTCTTTTAGTAAGCTCGTCGTTCGGGCTCGGCGATACATACGTGAACATTACCGGGACCCCTCCCTTAATTTACAGGAGATCGCCCAATATGTGGGGGTAAGTAAAAATCATTTGAGTTGGGAATACGGGAGGGAAACGGGCGAATCCCTTTCATCATATATTGCAAAGATACGTATAGAAGCGGCTAAACAGTTATTGGCTACAACGGATCTAAAAATATATGAAATAGCCGAACAGACAGGTTTTGAGAATGTTGAAACCTTTTGCAGGGTTTTTAAACGAATAACCGGTACAAATCCTCGTAAATTCGGTCAATAA
- a CDS encoding extracellular solute-binding protein produces MVKKIGFFTLCISLVMGSIVFASGTTESRPTKETVVLKMGDNIPDRTTGWGAVIEKINADFKAAHPNVQIVTESYQDQAWQEKVKIYATANQLPDVMKYWSFSTLLKPLVDGGFVEPLDLNTFKQYGYMAGSLEGNMYNGKLYGIPVSADLWVLYVNKRLFKEAGVPLPTSWEDIIAAVPKFKAKGIIPITTDGKDGWPLSITFDNIQQRISGSFEPVDRAITRKAKFTDENFVKTAKYIQNLVKAGVFQADLITTDYGAARNLFGQERAAMYLMGSWEMSLATDPNFPQTFRDNLDVIKFPVVTGGKGKADDLQAWYGGNYIVNAKSKNKALALEYLKLYAQKFPVYAWEAQACFPAQKVTARPSDTVVAKKLLQIASEATSTSGTPGLDRSTPAFKETHQDLMRQLFAGIIEPEALCAQLDAAAEKAAKE; encoded by the coding sequence ATGGTAAAGAAGATAGGATTTTTTACCCTCTGTATCAGCCTGGTAATGGGAAGTATTGTGTTTGCCAGCGGAACAACAGAATCACGACCAACCAAAGAAACCGTCGTTTTGAAAATGGGGGATAACATTCCGGACAGAACGACAGGTTGGGGAGCGGTAATCGAAAAAATTAATGCAGACTTCAAAGCGGCGCATCCGAATGTGCAGATTGTAACCGAAAGCTACCAGGATCAGGCGTGGCAAGAAAAGGTAAAGATTTATGCAACCGCCAACCAGCTACCCGATGTCATGAAATACTGGAGCTTCTCAACCCTATTGAAGCCTCTGGTGGATGGAGGGTTTGTAGAACCGCTAGATCTGAATACTTTTAAACAATACGGATATATGGCAGGTTCTCTCGAAGGCAATATGTATAACGGCAAGTTGTATGGTATCCCTGTATCAGCAGATCTGTGGGTATTATATGTCAATAAACGACTTTTTAAGGAAGCGGGGGTTCCCCTCCCCACAAGCTGGGAAGATATCATTGCAGCGGTTCCTAAATTCAAAGCAAAGGGTATTATTCCTATCACCACTGATGGTAAGGATGGCTGGCCCCTGAGCATCACCTTTGATAATATCCAACAACGAATTTCTGGTTCCTTTGAGCCAGTGGATCGGGCAATAACCAGAAAAGCCAAATTTACGGACGAAAACTTCGTGAAAACCGCCAAGTATATCCAGAACCTGGTAAAAGCTGGAGTATTCCAAGCGGATCTCATTACAACCGACTATGGAGCTGCCCGAAATCTCTTTGGTCAAGAACGGGCCGCCATGTACCTGATGGGATCCTGGGAAATGTCCCTTGCAACCGATCCCAACTTTCCCCAGACATTCCGGGATAATCTGGACGTAATTAAATTCCCTGTCGTCACAGGGGGTAAGGGGAAAGCAGACGACCTGCAGGCATGGTATGGTGGTAATTACATCGTGAATGCAAAAAGCAAGAATAAAGCTCTGGCCCTTGAATATCTAAAATTGTACGCGCAGAAATTTCCCGTATACGCATGGGAAGCTCAGGCTTGTTTTCCTGCTCAGAAGGTAACCGCTCGACCTTCCGATACGGTGGTTGCTAAAAAATTACTTCAGATTGCTTCGGAAGCAACCTCCACATCCGGCACACCGGGACTTGATCGATCAACTCCAGCTTTTAAAGAAACCCATCAGGATCTCATGCGACAGCTTTTTGCGGGTATCATAGAGCCTGAAGCTCTCTGTGCTCAGCTCGATGCGGCTGCAGAGAAGGCCGCGAAAGAATAA